In Spirochaetota bacterium, the DNA window GGTGCTAAAAGAAGAACCTGTTCTAAAGTAGTCATATTACTTTGACTTTAGTCAGAAGTCAGGAAATATTCCATTAAACCTCATAAGTTTAATGGTTTTTCACAAGAGTGTTTCTTTTATCCTAATAGTGATCTCAACAAGAGCGTTTCTTCTATGGCTTATTTTGTTCTTGATTTCGTCTCCTAGTTCTGCGAATGTTTTGTCGTATCCTTCGGGTATGAAGATTGGGTCATATCCGAAACCTTCCTTACCTCTTGGTTCTTCTGCTATCCTCCCTTTCACTTTACCTTCTGCGAATATGTACTTGTCTTTTCCGTACATGAATACTACTACCGATACAAACCTAGCATTTCTGTTTTCTTTACCTTTCATCTTGGATAATAGTTTCTCAATGAGCTGTTTTTGTGTTGAGTTAGGTCCTGCGTAGTTAGATGAGTGAATACCGGGTTCTCCGTTGAGAGCCTCAACTTCAAGTCCAGAGTCCTCTGCTATGAGTGGTATCCCAAAAATAGAGTAGTAATACCTTGCTTTCTTGAGAGCATTCTCTAGAAAGGTTTTTCCATTTTCTTCAGGTTCTTTGACTTTAGTAAGTTCAGAAAGTGATATGAATTTGGTCTCGCTGAAAACTTGTGATAGTATCTGTTTTATCTCTCTTACTTTGCCTTCATTCGTAGTCGCTATTAGTATCCTATCAAATTTTAATTTCATAGGATTTATCTATGAATTCCACCGAAAAACCGTATCCCTTGAATGTATCAATGATCCATTTCTTAAGCCTATCATCTTGGACTTTTGCGTTGATCTGCTGCTTGAAGTTGGGGTCAAGTAAAACCATCTCTTTAAACTCTTCTTTTGACAGACTAGTTTCTTCTCTGGATAGTATTCTCAATGCGAAGGCGTAGTCTTCCCCTTTAATTCTTAATCCTTTTATAGGATAAGGTAGTGGTTGTCCTATCTTTATGTTTGCTATCGCTCCAAGGAGTTCAAGAGGAAATCTTTCCTTCGCTAGTGCTTGTAATGAAACGGGTTTATCTGCAAACATAGTCGCGTCCTTGACTAGGTATTTACCTAGTTTTCTCTCT includes these proteins:
- the rdgB gene encoding RdgB/HAM1 family non-canonical purine NTP pyrophosphatase codes for the protein MKLKFDRILIATTNEGKVREIKQILSQVFSETKFISLSELTKVKEPEENGKTFLENALKKARYYYSIFGIPLIAEDSGLEVEALNGEPGIHSSNYAGPNSTQKQLIEKLLSKMKGKENRNARFVSVVVFMYGKDKYIFAEGKVKGRIAEEPRGKEGFGYDPIFIPEGYDKTFAELGDEIKNKISHRRNALVEITIRIKETLL